A region of Hydrogenimonas cancrithermarum DNA encodes the following proteins:
- a CDS encoding EAL domain-containing protein, with amino-acid sequence MLYSEKQERSRRFQLALRMGIPILLLIGVVLFYFFWKNKFEITSIDLVIFIAILFISVYFLFFLINLGQSETYIDRMTGAFNRNCLLKILKKQIRGHRHYTIILLRIDNLSFINDHYGIDRADKLLRIFVHLLDEFFKLHDIKDAVIGRYHGGDFIVGVPLERKRGLELLEEFVSTYKEINHTAMEFKYALGEKDEAKDIEVLITHLYDTLSQQRNPGALKQKQRVDIGVLEKEIVEAVTNGDLLLHYIPTFHTKTDTIDLFEVGVKLKTAHNGILPPKKFIPVVNRLGYERIFDEKLFHAICRDAKKVEKGIRFSFNISPFSLRNEDFVETIKEIAGKEGVSYDRIVIELFENRAFKDLKRYRLVLEELRELGVKFALDNFGAPNASFEYIKKLPVDMVQFDRDFTVSYNNPKIAALLKGYIQACRNMGIETLVKWVDSEASMERFRQLGVDYIQGFNISNRPLDSEHLIKKYGGNR; translated from the coding sequence ATGCTCTATTCTGAAAAGCAGGAGCGCTCCAGACGCTTTCAGCTGGCATTGAGGATGGGAATTCCCATCCTCCTTCTGATCGGAGTTGTCCTATTCTATTTTTTTTGGAAGAACAAATTCGAGATCACTTCGATCGACCTTGTAATATTTATCGCGATTCTTTTCATCTCCGTCTATTTTCTCTTTTTTCTGATCAACCTTGGACAGTCGGAAACCTATATCGACCGTATGACAGGAGCTTTCAACAGGAACTGTCTTCTTAAAATATTGAAAAAGCAAATTCGTGGCCATCGCCACTATACGATTATATTGCTTCGCATCGACAATCTCTCTTTTATCAACGATCATTACGGAATCGACCGTGCCGACAAGCTTCTTCGTATCTTTGTCCATCTTCTGGATGAGTTTTTCAAACTTCACGATATCAAGGATGCCGTGATCGGAAGGTATCATGGAGGTGACTTCATTGTCGGGGTGCCGCTCGAAAGAAAAAGGGGGCTGGAACTTCTCGAAGAGTTCGTTTCGACCTACAAAGAGATCAACCATACCGCCATGGAGTTCAAATACGCTCTCGGCGAGAAAGATGAAGCGAAAGATATAGAGGTGCTCATTACCCACCTTTACGATACACTCTCTCAGCAACGCAATCCCGGTGCCCTGAAACAGAAACAGAGAGTGGACATAGGAGTGCTCGAAAAGGAGATCGTCGAAGCGGTGACGAACGGAGACCTCCTTCTTCACTATATCCCGACATTTCATACCAAAACCGATACGATCGATCTGTTCGAAGTGGGTGTGAAACTGAAAACCGCACACAACGGCATATTGCCGCCGAAAAAGTTCATTCCGGTCGTCAATCGTCTGGGCTACGAGAGAATATTCGACGAAAAACTCTTCCACGCCATTTGCCGGGATGCCAAAAAGGTTGAAAAGGGTATAAGATTCAGTTTCAACATCTCACCCTTTTCGCTTCGTAATGAAGATTTTGTAGAGACGATCAAAGAGATTGCAGGGAAAGAGGGGGTATCGTATGATCGTATTGTCATCGAACTTTTCGAGAATCGTGCATTCAAAGATCTGAAGCGTTACAGATTGGTGCTGGAGGAGCTTAGAGAGCTTGGCGTGAAGTTCGCACTGGACAATTTCGGCGCACCGAACGCCAGTTTCGAGTATATCAAAAAACTCCCAGTCGATATGGTACAGTTCGATAGAGATTTTACGGTTTCATACAACAATCCGAAAATCGCGGCGCTGCTCAAAGGGTATATCCAGGCATGTAGAAACATGGGAATCGAAACATTGGTGAAATGGGTCGACAGTGAAGCGTCAATGGAAAGATTCAGACAGTTGGGTGTCGATTACATTCAGGGTTTTAACATCTCGAACCGTCCGTTGGATAGTGAACATCTGATTAAAAAATATGGAGGAAATAGATGA
- the dnaN gene encoding DNA polymerase III subunit beta, with the protein MRLAVAKSTLESLLINLQPFLEKKDTSQITSHVLLIASNNHLTAKATDQEIGLKIDTEHVSIQLDGKATANGKKLLDIVRILKEGDIILETIEDTLHIKQENSKFKLPMFNADEFPTFPEIDDLPSIELDSMQLIQMFKKVSPAIDTNNPKYELNGALLNIKENEIDVVGTDTRRLAIGKIPNESNTTLSMIIPKKAILEIQKLFFDQIEIHYDETNLIITAPGYYFFTRLINGKYPDYERIIPKSVKYSLTLPKTKIIEAIKQITTISQEIKMTFEPNSIVFKSLGDENSEAQTEIDVPTGFEEKFVLAVNSRYLLDFLSHIDTENFTMGLNEPNLPFIVQSGNFSTVIMPIII; encoded by the coding sequence ATGAGACTTGCTGTGGCCAAAAGCACACTCGAATCTCTGCTTATCAATCTTCAGCCATTTCTGGAAAAGAAGGATACCTCCCAGATCACTTCTCACGTTCTGCTGATTGCATCGAACAACCATTTGACTGCCAAGGCTACAGACCAGGAGATCGGACTCAAAATCGATACCGAGCACGTCAGCATTCAACTAGACGGAAAAGCCACAGCCAACGGAAAAAAGCTGCTTGACATCGTTCGCATACTCAAAGAGGGCGACATCATTCTCGAAACCATCGAAGACACGCTCCACATCAAACAGGAGAACTCGAAATTCAAGCTCCCGATGTTCAATGCGGACGAATTTCCGACTTTTCCGGAAATCGACGATCTTCCTTCGATAGAGCTCGATTCGATGCAGCTGATTCAGATGTTCAAAAAGGTATCACCGGCCATTGATACAAACAATCCGAAATATGAACTCAACGGTGCACTCCTCAATATCAAAGAGAATGAAATCGATGTCGTCGGTACAGATACAAGACGGCTCGCGATCGGTAAGATACCGAACGAAAGCAATACCACGCTTTCGATGATCATCCCCAAAAAAGCGATTCTCGAAATTCAAAAGCTCTTTTTCGATCAGATCGAAATTCACTATGACGAAACCAATCTCATCATCACGGCACCCGGATACTACTTCTTTACCCGTCTTATCAACGGAAAATACCCCGATTATGAGCGAATCATCCCAAAAAGCGTCAAATACTCCCTGACACTTCCAAAGACGAAAATCATCGAAGCAATCAAGCAGATTACGACTATCTCCCAAGAGATAAAGATGACGTTCGAACCCAACTCCATCGTTTTCAAAAGTCTTGGAGACGAAAACTCGGAAGCACAGACCGAAATCGATGTTCCAACAGGCTTCGAAGAGAAATTCGTCCTCGCTGTCAATAGCCGCTATCTGCTCGATTTTCTAAGCCATATCGATACAGAAAATTTCACGATGGGTTTAAACGAACCGAACCTGCCCTTTATCGTTCAAAGCGGCAACTTCTCGACGGTCATCATGCCCATCATCATTTAA
- the thyX gene encoding FAD-dependent thymidylate synthase, producing MKVTLLHNTPLEICAHAIRTCWQSFDKSDGGGEKDKELIDRVGNKFKHASTLEHLVYTFYIQDISRAVLQELARHRMASLSVKSTRYTLKELKEEVPFTAEDIERAEKYVVMTDNALVNEMSIKALENLRQLLVAGISNDKAKYALPECYKTELTWTLNARSLQNFLLLRSDKAALWEIRDLAYAVYETLPEEHKYLFTVKTYD from the coding sequence ATGAAAGTCACACTTCTTCACAACACGCCACTGGAGATATGCGCCCATGCCATCCGCACCTGCTGGCAGAGCTTCGACAAGAGCGACGGTGGCGGCGAAAAGGACAAGGAGCTGATCGACCGCGTCGGCAACAAGTTCAAACACGCCAGTACGCTCGAACATCTGGTCTACACCTTCTACATTCAGGATATCAGCCGTGCCGTATTGCAGGAACTCGCACGCCATCGCATGGCGAGTCTCAGCGTAAAAAGCACCCGCTATACCCTCAAAGAGCTGAAAGAAGAGGTGCCATTTACGGCGGAAGATATCGAACGCGCCGAAAAATACGTCGTCATGACCGACAATGCACTGGTCAACGAGATGAGCATCAAAGCGCTCGAAAACCTCCGTCAGCTTCTGGTTGCCGGCATCTCGAACGACAAAGCCAAATATGCCCTGCCGGAGTGTTACAAAACCGAACTCACCTGGACACTCAATGCCAGAAGCCTACAGAATTTCCTGCTGCTGCGAAGCGACAAAGCGGCCCTTTGGGAGATACGTGATCTGGCCTATGCCGTCTACGAGACACTCCCGGAAGAGCACAAATATCTTTTCACCGTTAAAACATACGATTGA
- a CDS encoding deoxyguanosinetriphosphate triphosphohydrolase, translated as MKCTERFHPAIPDFRDPFARDRDRVIHTSSFRRLEYKTQVFINHEGDYFRTRLTHSLEVSQIARAIANALDCHETLAETIALAHDLGHTPFGHVGGDTLDRCLKDDGNKNGFEHNFQSFRVVTKLEKRYAPFDGLNLTFATLEGILKHSYPYRKPFLTEWYDEVFGLNYHPSLEAMIVDHADEIAYISHDIDDGIQYGLIRFEDILENELVAYIDEKVRAEGLERGTKLHRYRFVGMLISHLVTELIASSRPNLPKYDTVLCRTIPASEPVPIAFEKTLATQIKRLKKMMFDKLYRHERIVSKMHAGKECIKKLYGALTEDVDLLPKAYKVRLEREKMERVVADFIAGMSDRYALMRYREIYGLE; from the coding sequence ATGAAGTGTACCGAGCGTTTCCATCCCGCCATTCCCGATTTCCGAGACCCTTTCGCGCGCGACCGCGACCGCGTCATCCACACCAGCAGTTTTCGCCGCCTGGAGTACAAGACGCAGGTTTTCATCAACCATGAGGGGGACTACTTCAGAACGCGGCTGACCCATTCGTTGGAAGTGAGCCAGATCGCCCGGGCGATCGCCAATGCGCTTGATTGTCACGAAACGCTTGCCGAAACGATCGCCCTGGCACACGATCTTGGGCACACCCCCTTCGGGCATGTCGGCGGCGATACGCTCGATCGATGCCTCAAAGACGATGGCAACAAAAACGGATTCGAACACAACTTTCAATCTTTCAGGGTCGTGACCAAACTCGAGAAGCGATACGCGCCCTTCGACGGACTCAACCTCACCTTCGCCACGCTGGAAGGCATCCTGAAACACTCTTACCCTTACAGAAAACCTTTTCTGACAGAATGGTACGACGAGGTTTTCGGGCTAAACTATCACCCCTCGCTCGAAGCGATGATCGTCGACCATGCCGACGAGATCGCCTACATCAGCCACGATATCGATGATGGGATTCAGTATGGCCTCATCCGTTTTGAAGATATTCTCGAAAACGAACTGGTCGCTTATATCGATGAAAAGGTTCGGGCCGAAGGGTTGGAGCGGGGAACGAAACTTCACCGTTATCGCTTCGTCGGGATGCTTATCAGCCATCTGGTGACGGAACTCATCGCCTCGAGCCGTCCAAATCTTCCGAAATACGATACGGTTCTCTGCCGTACCATTCCCGCTTCCGAACCGGTTCCGATTGCGTTTGAAAAAACGCTTGCGACACAGATCAAAAGACTCAAAAAGATGATGTTCGACAAACTCTATCGTCATGAAAGGATCGTCAGCAAAATGCATGCAGGCAAAGAGTGCATCAAAAAACTCTATGGTGCGCTGACGGAAGATGTCGATCTTTTGCCCAAAGCGTACAAAGTGCGTCTCGAGAGGGAGAAGATGGAGCGGGTCGTTGCCGATTTTATCGCGGGGATGAGTGACCGGTACGCGCTGATGCGGTACCGGGAGATTTACGGATTGGAGTGA
- the dnaA gene encoding chromosomal replication initiator protein DnaA, translated as MLGQQILELLKQEIPQIEYDRYIKQLRYDEEASRSDIAIFYAPNPLIARWVKTRYGEKISHLFEIKTGVKPQVVVEIKSPKKKSVTSKGGELSEIGTSKPSSKSTILNPSYTFESFVVGSSNQFAYTAAQRVAEKPGELYNPLFIYGGAGLGKTHLLHAIGNFNLARGRQVIFTSLEQFMNQFTHHLRNHTMDRFRDKYRSCDILLLDDIQFLSRKEETQKELFHTFNELHGAGKQIVMTSDQHPKKIAGLEERLRSRFEWGLIVDIQPPELETKIAIIKKKCELNGIHLDNDIVNYIAANMGNNIREIEGIIIQLNAFANMMNQNITLDFAKNVVKNQLKERSENITIDDIVKVVSKELNVKPSEIKSKSRSKNIVAARRIVIYLARSLTPNSMPSLAQYFGMKDHTAVSHAMKKINEMIDSDETFKAKIEELSHKITSATNE; from the coding sequence ATGCTCGGACAACAGATTTTGGAACTTCTCAAGCAGGAGATTCCTCAAATAGAATACGATCGCTATATCAAACAGCTTCGCTATGACGAAGAGGCCTCGAGATCCGATATCGCGATATTTTACGCACCCAATCCACTCATCGCACGATGGGTGAAAACACGCTATGGAGAGAAGATTTCCCATCTTTTCGAGATCAAGACCGGCGTAAAACCCCAAGTCGTCGTCGAAATCAAAAGCCCGAAAAAGAAGAGCGTAACTTCCAAAGGGGGTGAATTGTCGGAGATCGGCACATCCAAACCCTCATCCAAAAGTACGATTCTCAATCCATCCTACACGTTTGAGAGTTTTGTCGTAGGAAGCTCGAACCAATTCGCCTATACAGCGGCGCAGCGGGTCGCCGAGAAACCGGGTGAACTCTACAATCCGCTCTTTATCTATGGCGGTGCGGGCCTTGGAAAAACCCACCTTCTGCACGCGATCGGCAACTTCAACCTCGCGCGAGGCCGTCAGGTCATCTTCACCTCGCTCGAACAATTCATGAACCAGTTTACCCACCATCTGCGGAACCATACAATGGACCGTTTCCGCGACAAGTATCGAAGCTGCGACATCCTGCTGCTCGACGATATCCAGTTTCTCAGCCGAAAAGAGGAGACCCAAAAAGAGCTCTTCCACACTTTCAACGAGCTTCACGGAGCCGGCAAACAGATCGTCATGACCTCCGATCAGCATCCCAAGAAGATCGCGGGACTGGAAGAGCGCCTCAGAAGCCGCTTCGAATGGGGACTCATCGTCGATATCCAACCGCCGGAGCTGGAGACCAAAATCGCTATCATCAAGAAAAAATGCGAACTCAACGGCATCCATCTCGACAACGACATCGTCAACTACATCGCGGCCAACATGGGCAACAATATCCGCGAAATCGAGGGAATCATCATCCAGCTCAACGCCTTCGCGAACATGATGAACCAGAACATCACCCTCGATTTCGCCAAAAACGTCGTAAAAAACCAGCTCAAAGAGCGAAGCGAAAACATCACGATCGACGATATCGTCAAAGTGGTCTCAAAAGAGCTCAACGTCAAACCGAGCGAGATCAAAAGCAAAAGCCGAAGCAAGAACATCGTGGCCGCCCGCCGTATCGTCATCTACCTCGCCCGTTCGCTCACACCCAACTCGATGCCGAGTCTTGCCCAGTATTTTGGTATGAAAGACCATACCGCCGTAAGCCACGCGATGAAAAAGATCAACGAAATGATCGATTCCGACGAGACGTTCAAGGCCAAAATCGAAGAGTTGAGCCACAAAATAACGTCCGCTACGAACGAGTGA
- the gyrB gene encoding DNA topoisomerase (ATP-hydrolyzing) subunit B — MSNQNYGASNIKVLKGLEAVRKRPGMYIGDTSVKGLHHLIYEVVDNAIDEAMAGYCDKIKVTLKKDGSAVISDNGRGIPTDMHPTEKMSAATVVLTVLHAGGKFDKDTYKVSGGLHGVGVSVVNALSERLHMTIYREGKIHEQDFEKGIPVNELTVTGTTRKTGTTIQFWPDATIFETVDFQFDILAKRFKELAYLNPRISITFEDERIGKKEVYHFEGGLNQFVQDMARKEPICSVISYSEKADDIEVDIAFEYTTAYDEKLLSFVNNIRTPDGGTHESGFRAGLTRAVSRYLQENANAREKDTKISGDDVREGLVAVVSVRVPEPQFEGQTKGKLGSSYVKPLVQKLTYEKLMKYFEENPNDAKAIMQKALLAAKGREAAKKARELTRRKDAMTVGTLPGKLADCQSKDASISELYLVEGDSAGGSAKQGRDRVFQAILPLKGKILNVEKARLDKILKSEEIKNMITALGCGIGEEFNPDKLRYHKIIIMTDADVDGSHIQTLLLTFFFRFLRPIIEEGYLYIAQPPLYRYKKGKQEIYLKDDKAMSEFLIERGIDALEVQGMGKKDLTELFKLVAFYRMTLKELDKRFSLVEVVRYLIEHPDLLALDNQALFEEIKVYLDGMGYNILNKHVSDDVIHLYVQTDEGLEEIIIDDELFTNPFYNEARYIFDKISERDLSIFEDKDLLQMLDEIEKSAKKGAYIQRYKGLGEMNPEQLWETTMNPENRRLLKVTIEDGESASDVFTLFMGDEVEPRRQYIEEHAKDVKHLDV, encoded by the coding sequence ATGAGTAACCAAAATTACGGCGCAAGCAATATCAAGGTCCTCAAAGGGCTCGAAGCGGTCCGTAAACGACCGGGAATGTACATTGGGGACACATCTGTCAAAGGTCTCCACCATCTGATCTACGAAGTCGTCGACAATGCGATCGACGAAGCGATGGCCGGCTACTGCGACAAAATAAAGGTGACTCTCAAAAAAGACGGCAGTGCCGTCATCAGCGACAACGGCCGCGGTATTCCGACGGACATGCATCCGACCGAAAAGATGTCGGCCGCCACAGTGGTTCTCACCGTTCTGCATGCCGGCGGAAAGTTCGACAAAGATACCTACAAAGTCTCCGGCGGCCTGCACGGTGTCGGCGTGAGTGTCGTCAACGCTCTGAGCGAACGTCTGCATATGACGATCTACCGTGAAGGAAAGATTCACGAACAGGATTTCGAAAAAGGGATACCCGTCAATGAACTGACAGTGACGGGCACGACACGAAAAACCGGAACGACGATTCAGTTCTGGCCCGATGCGACGATTTTCGAAACGGTCGATTTCCAATTCGACATTCTTGCGAAACGCTTCAAAGAGCTCGCCTACCTCAATCCGCGTATCTCCATCACCTTCGAAGACGAGCGTATCGGCAAAAAAGAGGTTTACCACTTCGAAGGGGGGCTGAACCAGTTCGTTCAGGATATGGCCAGGAAAGAGCCGATCTGCTCCGTCATCAGCTATTCCGAAAAGGCGGATGACATCGAAGTGGATATCGCATTCGAATATACGACCGCCTACGATGAGAAACTGCTCAGCTTCGTCAACAATATCCGCACACCCGACGGCGGAACGCACGAAAGCGGTTTCAGGGCGGGACTGACACGTGCCGTGAGCCGCTACCTTCAGGAGAATGCCAACGCGCGGGAAAAAGATACGAAGATCAGCGGCGACGACGTGCGCGAAGGTCTTGTCGCGGTCGTCAGTGTCCGCGTACCGGAACCGCAGTTCGAAGGGCAGACCAAAGGAAAACTGGGAAGCAGCTATGTCAAACCGCTCGTTCAGAAGCTGACCTATGAAAAGCTGATGAAGTATTTCGAAGAGAACCCCAACGACGCCAAAGCGATCATGCAAAAAGCACTGTTGGCGGCCAAAGGACGTGAAGCGGCGAAAAAAGCGCGTGAACTGACACGCCGCAAAGATGCGATGACCGTCGGAACGCTTCCGGGCAAACTGGCCGACTGCCAGAGCAAAGATGCATCGATCAGCGAACTCTATCTCGTCGAGGGCGACTCGGCGGGCGGTTCGGCGAAGCAGGGACGTGACCGTGTCTTTCAGGCGATTCTGCCGCTGAAGGGTAAAATTCTCAACGTCGAAAAGGCGCGTTTGGACAAAATCCTCAAATCCGAAGAGATCAAGAACATGATCACGGCGCTCGGATGTGGAATCGGCGAAGAGTTCAACCCCGATAAACTGCGTTATCACAAAATTATCATCATGACCGACGCCGACGTCGACGGAAGCCACATTCAGACGCTGCTGCTGACCTTCTTTTTCCGCTTCCTGCGCCCCATCATCGAAGAGGGGTACCTCTACATCGCCCAGCCGCCGCTCTACCGCTACAAAAAGGGCAAACAGGAGATCTACCTCAAAGACGACAAGGCGATGAGCGAATTCCTGATCGAACGGGGCATCGACGCTCTCGAAGTGCAGGGGATGGGAAAAAAAGATTTGACCGAACTCTTCAAGCTGGTCGCTTTCTACCGAATGACGCTCAAAGAGCTCGACAAGCGCTTCTCGCTCGTCGAAGTGGTCCGTTACTTGATCGAACACCCCGATCTCCTGGCGCTCGACAATCAGGCGCTTTTCGAAGAGATCAAAGTCTATCTCGACGGAATGGGGTATAACATACTCAACAAACATGTCAGTGACGATGTCATTCACCTCTATGTTCAGACAGATGAAGGGTTGGAAGAGATTATTATCGATGACGAGCTCTTCACCAATCCTTTCTACAACGAAGCACGATACATTTTCGACAAGATCAGTGAACGGGATTTGAGCATTTTCGAAGATAAAGATCTGCTCCAAATGCTCGACGAGATCGAAAAAAGCGCCAAAAAAGGTGCCTATATACAGCGTTACAAAGGTCTCGGTGAAATGAACCCCGAACAACTTTGGGAGACGACGATGAATCCGGAAAACAGACGCCTTTTGAAAGTGACCATCGAGGATGGAGAATCCGCCAGTGACGTCTTTACACTCTTCATGGGCGATGAGGTCGAACCGCGCCGCCAGTACATCGAAGAGCATGCAAAGGATGTCAAGCATCTGGACGTCTGA
- a CDS encoding flagellar hook-basal body complex protein yields the protein MMRSLWAGVSGLQAHQIAMDVEGNNIANVNTTGFKYSRVNFADLLNQTSKIATAPQGELGGKNPMQVGLGTQVSSITKIFKQGSVQTTDKNTDLAIQGDGFFVISSDGGRTYKYSRNGDFVFDAAGNFVDNNGYIVQGWLRDPETNEIDSTGPIQNITIPPGLTTPANATSTVALKANLNSGQMIKNKSTVFALDTTGTNTSDEARAIANAGKSYYLDFKTLFDGTGESLALQEGDAFSVSYDGGTNWHEYVYDDPNIPGSPTGAVFTTNEDLRSQMQNDSGVQVVINEQGKYELINNSGADMQVLVREPTGAGHNLNQKLLDVFTPLEGTIPDGDSKISQSLYSATHASSIDIFDSLGTKHTLRFEFRKTAQNTSGSEWMMILSVPQPSEINTTDPKNYLVGSISFNSDGSLSSFSPTNISFTGNNGSRPKQTVNLDLGTANLFDGMTSFDNPSSTSGISQDGYPGGDLNGIRVDESGTLIGSFTNGRSFGLAQVAMASFANNVGLESSGGNTYIQTSNSGDPIIGKASTGKRGLIQASSLEMSNVDLSRSLTQLIVVQRGFQANSKTITTSDQMLQTLLQLKQ from the coding sequence ATGATGCGCTCACTATGGGCCGGCGTGTCCGGACTTCAAGCCCACCAAATCGCAATGGACGTGGAGGGCAACAATATCGCCAACGTCAATACCACCGGTTTCAAATACAGCCGTGTCAACTTCGCCGATCTGCTGAATCAGACCAGCAAGATCGCCACGGCGCCCCAGGGGGAGCTGGGCGGCAAGAACCCGATGCAGGTGGGGCTGGGCACCCAGGTAAGCTCCATCACCAAAATTTTCAAACAGGGATCAGTTCAAACGACGGACAAAAATACCGACCTGGCCATCCAGGGCGACGGCTTCTTCGTCATCAGCTCCGACGGCGGCAGAACCTACAAATACTCCAGAAACGGGGATTTCGTCTTCGACGCCGCCGGCAACTTCGTAGACAACAACGGCTATATCGTCCAGGGGTGGCTCAGAGACCCCGAAACCAACGAGATCGACTCCACGGGACCGATCCAGAACATCACGATTCCGCCGGGACTCACGACCCCTGCCAACGCCACCTCCACGGTCGCGTTGAAAGCGAACCTCAACTCCGGTCAGATGATCAAGAACAAATCGACCGTCTTCGCCCTCGATACTACTGGCACCAATACCAGCGACGAAGCCCGGGCGATCGCCAATGCCGGCAAATCCTACTATCTCGATTTCAAAACCCTCTTCGACGGAACGGGCGAGTCTCTGGCCCTGCAGGAGGGTGACGCCTTCAGCGTCTCCTACGACGGCGGAACGAATTGGCACGAGTATGTCTATGACGACCCCAACATCCCCGGGTCACCGACCGGTGCTGTTTTCACCACCAACGAAGATTTGCGAAGTCAGATGCAAAACGACTCCGGTGTACAGGTCGTTATCAATGAACAGGGAAAATACGAGCTGATCAACAACTCCGGCGCCGATATGCAGGTACTTGTCAGAGAACCGACCGGTGCGGGCCATAACCTCAATCAGAAACTGCTCGATGTTTTCACGCCCCTGGAGGGAACCATTCCTGATGGCGACTCGAAGATCTCTCAGTCGCTCTATTCGGCGACCCACGCTTCGAGCATCGACATCTTCGACTCTCTGGGCACCAAACATACGCTCCGTTTCGAATTCAGGAAAACGGCCCAAAATACCAGCGGATCGGAGTGGATGATGATCCTCAGCGTCCCGCAGCCGTCGGAAATCAATACGACCGATCCCAAAAACTACCTGGTGGGGAGCATCTCTTTCAATTCCGACGGCTCCCTGTCGAGCTTTTCACCCACCAATATCAGTTTTACCGGAAACAACGGTTCCAGGCCGAAACAGACGGTCAACCTCGATCTGGGTACGGCCAACCTCTTCGACGGCATGACCAGTTTCGACAACCCCTCTAGTACCTCCGGCATCAGCCAGGATGGTTATCCCGGCGGTGATCTCAACGGGATCCGGGTTGACGAAAGCGGCACCCTCATCGGCAGTTTCACCAACGGAAGGAGTTTCGGTCTGGCCCAGGTGGCGATGGCCAGTTTCGCCAACAACGTCGGATTGGAGAGTTCGGGAGGCAACACCTACATCCAGACCTCCAACTCCGGCGATCCGATCATCGGCAAAGCTTCGACGGGCAAACGGGGTTTGATCCAGGCCTCCTCCCTCGAAATGTCCAACGTCGATCTGAGCCGTTCTCTTACACAACTCATCGTCGTACAACGCGGTTTCCAGGCCAACTCGAAAACGATCACCACTTCCGACCAGATGCTGCAGACGCTTCTTCAGTTGAAGCAGTAA
- the queF gene encoding preQ(1) synthase, translating into MRYGEKIVENFDIDKDLEIWPNKFRKNYKITITLPEFSCLCPRSGYPDYATFKLEYIPDLWVVELKAVKLYINSFRNRHISHEESANEVFDVLYQKLRPKWMKLTADFNPRGNVHTLIEIDSDHIEKEV; encoded by the coding sequence ATGAGATACGGTGAAAAGATCGTAGAGAATTTCGATATCGACAAGGATTTGGAGATCTGGCCGAACAAATTCCGGAAAAATTACAAAATAACGATTACGCTACCGGAGTTCAGTTGTCTCTGCCCGCGGAGTGGCTACCCCGATTACGCGACGTTCAAACTGGAGTATATTCCCGATTTATGGGTGGTCGAACTCAAAGCGGTCAAACTCTATATCAACTCTTTCAGAAATCGTCATATCAGTCATGAAGAGAGCGCCAATGAAGTTTTCGATGTACTTTACCAGAAACTTCGGCCAAAATGGATGAAACTGACGGCAGATTTCAATCCCCGTGGGAATGTCCATACCCTTATCGAAATCGACAGCGACCATATCGAAAAAGAGGTGTAA
- the ruvC gene encoding crossover junction endodeoxyribonuclease RuvC: MNILGIDPGSRNCGYAIIKKEGRTLRLMEAGLIKIKERELQHQIVELVEGLDLILHSHTVDQVAIEDIFFAFNPKTVLKLAQFRGALSLKILQELGNFAEYTPLQVKKALTGNGKAAKEQVAFMVKRILKIDRDIKPLDITDAMAVAITHAQRLKS, translated from the coding sequence GTGAATATTCTGGGAATCGACCCTGGCAGCAGAAACTGCGGGTATGCCATTATCAAGAAAGAGGGGCGGACACTTCGCTTGATGGAGGCGGGGCTTATCAAAATCAAAGAGAGAGAACTTCAGCATCAGATTGTCGAACTGGTGGAGGGGCTGGATCTCATTTTGCACTCTCATACAGTCGATCAGGTGGCGATAGAAGATATCTTTTTCGCTTTCAATCCCAAAACGGTGCTGAAGCTGGCACAGTTTCGGGGAGCACTCAGCCTGAAAATTTTACAAGAGCTGGGAAATTTCGCGGAATATACGCCACTGCAGGTAAAAAAGGCGCTCACCGGAAACGGGAAGGCGGCGAAGGAGCAGGTGGCGTTCATGGTGAAACGGATTCTGAAGATCGATCGGGATATCAAACCGCTCGACATCACCGATGCGATGGCCGTGGCGATCACGCACGCGCAACGGCTGAAGTCATAG